A window of Streptomyces gilvosporeus contains these coding sequences:
- a CDS encoding NHL domain-containing thioredoxin family protein, whose amino-acid sequence MASRARVRAPELTGKGGWLNTGGNELTLSDLRGRIVILDFWTFCCVNCLHVLDELRELEERHRDTVVIVGVHSPKFVHEAEHQAVVDAVERYGVEHPVLDDPELATWKQYAVRAWPTLVVIDPEGYVVAQHAGEGHAHALEKLVEELTAEHEAKGTLRRGDGPYVPPEPVATDLRFPGKAVRLPGGTFLVSDTTRHQLVELAADGERVLRRIGSGERGLDADSFNEPQGLALLPDGRVAVADTVNHAIRVFDPGTGALETVAGTGRQWWQGSPTSGPAREVDLSSPWDLAWWQDRLWIAMAGVHQLWTYDPATDTVRVAAGTTNEGLVDGPAAEAWFAQPSGLAAAGDRLWIADSETSAVRWVERDQDDDGYRVRTAVGTGLFDFGHRDGAADQALLQHPLGVTALPDGSVAIADTYNHALRRFDPARGEVTTLATDLREPSAAVLADDDIVVVESARHRLTRLRLPEEAVRVESVAHRTQRAATEVASGTLRLDVVFQAPAGQKLDTRYGPSTRLLVSATPPELLAEGAGPDTDLARDLVLADGVTEGVLHVSAMAASCDDDPAIEYPACHVHQQDWGVPVRVVDGGAARLALVLAGMDAEG is encoded by the coding sequence ATGGCTTCACGTGCGCGCGTCCGGGCCCCCGAGCTGACCGGCAAGGGCGGCTGGCTCAACACCGGCGGTAATGAACTCACCCTGTCCGACCTGCGAGGACGCATTGTCATCCTCGATTTCTGGACGTTTTGCTGTGTGAACTGTCTGCACGTCCTGGACGAGCTGCGCGAGCTGGAGGAACGCCACCGCGACACCGTCGTGATCGTCGGTGTGCACTCCCCCAAGTTCGTCCACGAGGCCGAGCACCAGGCGGTGGTGGATGCCGTCGAGCGCTACGGCGTCGAGCACCCGGTCCTCGACGATCCCGAGCTCGCCACCTGGAAGCAGTACGCCGTACGGGCCTGGCCCACCCTTGTCGTGATCGACCCCGAGGGCTATGTCGTCGCCCAGCACGCCGGCGAGGGGCATGCGCATGCCCTCGAGAAGCTGGTCGAGGAGCTGACGGCGGAACACGAGGCGAAGGGGACGCTGCGCCGCGGCGACGGGCCATATGTCCCGCCGGAGCCGGTCGCCACGGATCTGCGCTTCCCCGGCAAGGCCGTACGCCTGCCGGGCGGCACTTTCCTCGTCTCGGACACCACCCGGCACCAGCTGGTGGAACTGGCCGCGGACGGCGAGCGGGTACTGCGCCGGATCGGGAGCGGCGAGCGCGGGCTGGACGCGGATTCCTTCAACGAGCCGCAGGGCCTGGCGCTGCTGCCCGACGGCAGGGTCGCCGTCGCGGACACGGTCAACCACGCCATCCGGGTCTTCGACCCCGGGACCGGCGCGCTGGAGACGGTGGCGGGCACCGGCCGGCAGTGGTGGCAGGGCTCGCCGACCTCGGGACCGGCCCGCGAGGTGGACCTCTCCTCGCCCTGGGACCTCGCCTGGTGGCAGGACCGGTTGTGGATCGCCATGGCCGGTGTGCATCAGCTGTGGACCTACGACCCGGCCACGGACACGGTCCGGGTCGCGGCCGGCACCACCAATGAGGGGCTGGTGGACGGCCCGGCGGCGGAGGCGTGGTTCGCCCAGCCGTCCGGGCTCGCGGCGGCGGGGGACCGGCTGTGGATCGCCGACTCGGAGACGAGCGCCGTGCGTTGGGTCGAAAGGGACCAGGACGATGACGGCTATCGGGTCCGTACGGCCGTCGGCACCGGACTCTTCGACTTCGGGCACCGCGACGGCGCCGCCGACCAGGCGCTGCTCCAGCACCCGCTCGGTGTGACGGCCCTGCCCGACGGCTCGGTCGCCATCGCGGACACCTACAACCATGCGCTGCGCCGTTTCGATCCCGCCCGTGGTGAGGTGACGACGCTCGCGACGGATCTGCGGGAACCTTCGGCGGCGGTGCTGGCCGACGACGACATCGTGGTGGTGGAGTCGGCGCGGCACCGCCTGACCCGGCTGCGCCTGCCCGAGGAGGCGGTACGCGTCGAGTCGGTGGCGCACCGTACCCAGCGCGCCGCCACCGAAGTGGCCTCGGGCACGCTCCGTCTGGATGTCGTCTTCCAGGCCCCGGCGGGGCAGAAGCTCGACACCCGCTACGGTCCCTCGACGCGCCTGCTGGTCAGCGCGACCCCGCCGGAGCTGCTCGCCGAGGGCGCCGGTCCGGACACCGACCTCGCCCGCGATCTGGTGCTCGCGGACGGGGTGACCGAGGGCGTGCTGCATGTGTCGGCCATGGCGGCGTCCTGCGACGACGACCCCGCGATCGAGTACCCCGCC
- a CDS encoding LURP-one-related/scramblase family protein has product MLHSAGNGARHPRKYLVRDRIFGIGDDYWIEDEHGRHAFLVDGKALRLRETFELKDLHGRVLVTIRKKMLALRDTMTLERDDHPLATIRRKRLSLLRNHYRVELVDGTELDVSGKIMDREFVVEYEGELLAEISRRWLTVRDTYGVNVVRDDVDPALVIAVAVGVIRLAERERGQD; this is encoded by the coding sequence ATGCTGCACTCTGCTGGGAACGGGGCCCGTCATCCCCGTAAGTACCTGGTCCGCGACCGGATCTTTGGGATCGGTGACGACTACTGGATCGAGGACGAGCACGGGCGGCATGCCTTCCTCGTCGACGGGAAGGCCCTGCGGCTGCGGGAGACCTTCGAGCTGAAGGATCTGCACGGCCGGGTGCTGGTCACCATCCGCAAGAAGATGCTGGCCCTGCGCGACACGATGACCCTGGAGCGGGACGACCATCCGCTGGCCACCATCCGGCGCAAGCGGCTCTCGCTGCTGCGCAATCACTATCGCGTGGAGCTGGTGGACGGCACCGAGCTGGACGTCAGCGGCAAGATCATGGACCGGGAGTTCGTGGTCGAGTACGAGGGCGAGCTGCTGGCGGAGATCTCGCGGCGCTGGCTGACCGTACGGGACACCTACGGCGTCAATGTCGTACGGGACGATGTCGATCCGGCGCTGGTGATCGCCGTTGCGGTGGGCGTGATCCGGCTGGCGGAGCGGGAGCGCGGGCAGGACTGA
- a CDS encoding carbon-nitrogen family hydrolase, which produces MRASLLQIGVDPAESVKSRRARVASLVREQTGSDLVVLPELWPVGAFASDLFATEAEPLTGPTHDAMAAAARDAGVWLHAGSVIERSDDGTLYNTALVFSPDGRLAATYRKIHRFGFDQGEAVLLGAGDRAVTVGLPGTTVGLATCYDLRFPELFRQLTAAGAELLVVPAGWPTRRRAHWSLLARARAVENQCYVLACGTAGTHAGVEQAGHSVVVDPWGEVLAEAGPDEEVLTVDVDPATVARTRADFPVLRDRVLGLDRP; this is translated from the coding sequence GTGCGCGCTTCCTTGCTGCAGATCGGTGTGGATCCGGCGGAATCCGTCAAATCCCGGCGGGCGCGGGTGGCTTCGCTGGTACGCGAACAGACCGGCAGCGACCTTGTGGTGCTTCCCGAGCTGTGGCCCGTCGGCGCCTTCGCCTCCGACCTCTTCGCCACCGAGGCCGAACCGCTGACCGGACCGACTCATGACGCGATGGCCGCGGCCGCGCGGGACGCCGGGGTCTGGCTGCACGCCGGGTCCGTCATCGAGCGCTCCGACGACGGCACCCTCTACAACACCGCGCTGGTCTTCTCCCCCGACGGCCGCCTCGCCGCCACCTACCGCAAGATCCACCGCTTTGGCTTCGACCAGGGTGAGGCGGTCCTGCTGGGCGCCGGCGACCGGGCCGTCACGGTCGGCCTGCCGGGCACCACCGTGGGCCTGGCTACCTGCTACGACCTGCGCTTTCCGGAGCTTTTCCGGCAGCTGACGGCGGCCGGCGCCGAGCTGCTGGTCGTGCCTGCGGGCTGGCCGACCCGCCGCCGCGCCCATTGGTCGCTGCTGGCCCGCGCCCGCGCCGTGGAGAACCAGTGCTACGTCCTGGCGTGCGGCACCGCGGGCACCCACGCCGGTGTGGAACAGGCCGGCCACAGCGTGGTCGTCGACCCCTGGGGCGAGGTGCTGGCTGAGGCGGGGCCCGACGAGGAGGTCCTGACCGTCGACGTCGACCCGGCCACCGTCGCCCGGACCCGTGCCGACTTCCCCGTCCTGCGCGACCGCGTGCTGGGCCTCGACCGCCCGTAG
- a CDS encoding maleylpyruvate isomerase family mycothiol-dependent enzyme, which yields MTVHPSLQSSIDAWTHSIEAIAELVTPLVEGEWSRATDLPGWSVRDVVSHVIGLESEMLGDPRPIHTLPRDLYHVRSESARRMEVQVDVRRHHTAPEMLGELEYTVIRRSRQLRNETRQPDTVVRSALGDERPLDLVLQMRAFDVWVHEQDLRRALGKPGNLDSPGAQVSRDLLLKTLPGVVAKKAQAPADSAVVFDISGPLEFMRTVRIDAEGNGRIDSSVSLGPTVTLAMDWDLFHQLACGRVRPAAVAGHIKIDGDQELAAAILDHFAVTP from the coding sequence GTGACCGTCCATCCCAGCCTTCAGTCCTCCATCGATGCCTGGACGCACTCCATAGAAGCGATAGCCGAGCTGGTCACACCGCTCGTCGAGGGCGAGTGGAGCAGGGCGACGGACCTGCCAGGCTGGTCCGTGCGCGATGTCGTCTCGCATGTGATCGGCCTGGAGAGCGAGATGCTCGGCGACCCGCGGCCCATACACACGCTGCCGCGCGACCTCTACCACGTGCGCAGCGAGTCGGCCCGCAGGATGGAGGTGCAGGTCGACGTCCGGCGGCACCACACCGCGCCGGAGATGCTCGGCGAGCTCGAATACACCGTCATCCGCCGCTCCCGGCAGCTGCGCAACGAGACCCGTCAGCCCGACACCGTGGTGCGCAGCGCGCTCGGCGACGAGCGTCCGCTGGACCTCGTGCTGCAAATGCGTGCCTTCGACGTCTGGGTGCACGAGCAGGACCTGCGCCGGGCGCTCGGCAAGCCCGGCAATCTCGACTCCCCCGGCGCCCAGGTGTCACGCGATCTGTTGCTCAAGACCCTGCCCGGTGTGGTCGCCAAGAAGGCCCAGGCGCCCGCCGATTCGGCCGTGGTCTTCGACATCAGCGGCCCGCTGGAGTTCATGCGTACGGTGCGGATCGACGCCGAGGGCAACGGCAGGATCGACAGCAGCGTCTCGCTCGGTCCGACGGTGACGCTCGCCATGGACTGGGATCTCTTCCATCAGCTGGCCTGCGGCCGGGTCCGCCCGGCGGCCGTCGCCGGGCACATCAAGATCGACGGCGATCAGGAACTGGCCGCGGCGATCCTGGACCACTTCGCGGTCACGCCGTAG
- a CDS encoding MFS transporter, with amino-acid sequence MAVWGIGVAVYFVAITYRTSLGVAGLDAAERFHINASALSTFSILQLLVYAGMQIPVGLLVDKLGTKRVLTIGVVLYTVGQFGFALSSSYAMALGSRALLGCGDAMTFISVLRLGARWFPARRGPLIAQIAALVGMAGNLISTLVLARFLHSFGWTPTFASSAVGGLVVLVLLLVFLTDHPKGYEPPPAPAEHTGAGFVRRQIVAAWREPGTRLGMWVHFTTQFPAMVFLLLWGLPFLVEAQGLSRGTAGELLTLIVLSNMAVGLIYGQVIARHHAARMPLALGTVGVTALLWAITLAWPGDHAPIGLLAALCAVMGACGPASMIGFDFARPANPPERQGTASGIVNMGGFTASMTTLLAIGVLLDATGDNYRIAFASVFVLEALGVSQMLRLRRRAARRERERLVVSRVEAVHVPV; translated from the coding sequence ATGGCGGTCTGGGGCATCGGCGTCGCGGTCTACTTCGTCGCGATCACCTACCGTACGAGCCTCGGCGTGGCCGGTCTCGATGCCGCCGAGCGCTTCCATATCAATGCCTCGGCGCTGTCAACCTTCTCGATACTCCAGCTGCTGGTGTACGCGGGCATGCAGATACCCGTCGGCCTGCTGGTCGACAAGCTCGGCACCAAGCGGGTGCTGACCATCGGTGTGGTGCTCTACACCGTCGGCCAGTTCGGCTTTGCGCTCTCCTCCTCGTATGCGATGGCGCTCGGCTCCCGCGCACTGCTCGGCTGCGGGGATGCGATGACGTTCATCAGCGTGCTGCGGCTGGGGGCGCGGTGGTTCCCGGCCCGGCGCGGCCCGCTGATTGCGCAGATCGCGGCGCTGGTCGGGATGGCGGGCAACCTGATCTCCACGCTCGTCCTCGCGCGCTTTCTGCACAGCTTCGGCTGGACCCCGACCTTCGCCTCCAGCGCGGTGGGCGGCCTCGTCGTCCTGGTCCTGCTGCTGGTCTTCCTGACCGATCACCCCAAGGGGTACGAGCCGCCGCCCGCCCCCGCCGAGCACACCGGGGCGGGATTCGTCCGCCGGCAGATCGTGGCCGCCTGGCGTGAGCCCGGAACGCGCCTGGGCATGTGGGTGCACTTCACGACCCAGTTCCCGGCGATGGTCTTCCTGCTGCTGTGGGGCCTGCCGTTCCTCGTCGAGGCACAGGGCCTTTCCCGCGGCACCGCCGGTGAACTGCTCACCCTGATCGTGCTCTCGAACATGGCCGTCGGACTGATCTACGGCCAGGTCATCGCCCGCCACCATGCGGCCCGTATGCCGCTGGCCCTGGGCACCGTGGGCGTCACCGCCCTGCTGTGGGCGATCACCCTGGCCTGGCCGGGCGACCATGCGCCCATCGGGCTGTTGGCCGCACTGTGCGCGGTGATGGGGGCCTGCGGTCCCGCCTCGATGATCGGCTTCGACTTCGCCCGGCCCGCCAACCCGCCCGAGCGCCAGGGCACGGCCTCCGGCATCGTCAACATGGGCGGCTTCACCGCCTCGATGACGACGCTGCTCGCCATCGGCGTTCTGCTGGATGCGACCGGTGACAACTACCGGATCGCCTTTGCCTCGGTCTTCGTGCTGGAGGCGCTCGGCGTCTCGCAGATGCTGCGCCTGCGCCGCCGCGCGGCCCGGCGCGAGCGCGAACGGCTGGTCGTCAGCCGGGTCGAGGCGGTCCATGTGCCGGTATGA
- a CDS encoding GntR family transcriptional regulator, whose product MPSPSASPAPARDTTPAPAKQPPAAERVYTHIKDAVLQRHYEGGMLLTEGELAEAVGVSRTPVREALLRLEVEGLIKLYPKKGALVLPVSAQEIADVVETRLLVEKHAAAKAVPASEALIGELEELLETMREQAASGDLAAVSVTDRCFHATIVRSAGNQILDRLYEQLRDRQLRMGVAVMHAHPDRIAKNIAEHAEILQALRNGDPDAATDAVHRHVSWVRNLAQGEVR is encoded by the coding sequence ATGCCTTCTCCGTCCGCGTCCCCCGCCCCTGCCAGGGACACCACCCCGGCGCCCGCCAAGCAGCCCCCCGCCGCCGAGCGGGTCTACACCCACATCAAGGACGCCGTCCTGCAACGGCACTACGAGGGCGGCATGCTGCTCACCGAGGGCGAGCTGGCCGAGGCCGTCGGGGTGTCGCGGACGCCGGTGCGCGAGGCGCTGCTACGGCTGGAGGTCGAGGGGCTGATCAAGCTCTACCCGAAGAAGGGCGCGCTGGTGCTCCCGGTCTCCGCGCAGGAGATCGCCGACGTCGTCGAGACCCGGCTGCTGGTGGAGAAGCATGCGGCGGCCAAGGCCGTCCCCGCGAGCGAGGCGCTGATCGGCGAGCTCGAGGAGCTGCTGGAGACGATGCGGGAGCAGGCCGCATCCGGTGATCTCGCCGCGGTCTCCGTCACCGACCGCTGCTTCCACGCCACCATCGTGCGCAGCGCCGGCAACCAGATCCTGGACCGGCTCTACGAGCAGCTGCGCGACCGCCAGCTGCGGATGGGCGTCGCCGTCATGCATGCGCACCCGGACCGGATCGCCAAGAACATCGCCGAGCATGCCGAGATCCTCCAGGCGCTGCGCAACGGCGACCCGGATGCGGCGACCGACGCCGTGCACCGGCACGTCAGCTGGGTCCGCAACCTGGCGCAGGGAGAGGTGCGATGA
- a CDS encoding GNAT family N-acetyltransferase, whose product MSRETIIRRYRAADQDAVGDLWSRAVRQAHPFIDGEGEGERAPVLREDGVARGGRWVAERDGRVVGLLRLIDGRRHGSAGSGVEIDGPFVAPEAQGSGIGRELVEHAAELHGALCLTVFEENQRARGFYRLLGFTERSWRTDRETGRSLLCMEREAPLRSVSWLHLREGRLLSVRTRGNDTFYLPGGKYEPGETAREALSRELSEELGLVVPKEQLSEAFVIHDVAHGKNGRRLHMTCFTGGPQDIAPAPGREIAEYAWFDREEALLRCAPAHSQVVDRLISQGRMRG is encoded by the coding sequence ATGAGCAGAGAAACGATCATCAGGCGATACCGGGCGGCCGACCAGGACGCGGTGGGCGACCTCTGGTCCCGCGCCGTGCGGCAGGCGCACCCGTTCATCGACGGGGAGGGCGAGGGGGAACGGGCGCCGGTCCTGCGCGAGGACGGTGTTGCCCGGGGTGGGAGATGGGTCGCGGAGCGGGACGGCAGGGTGGTGGGCCTGCTCCGGCTGATCGACGGCCGCCGACACGGCAGTGCCGGAAGCGGCGTGGAGATCGACGGGCCGTTCGTGGCGCCCGAGGCCCAAGGGTCCGGCATCGGGCGGGAGTTGGTGGAGCACGCGGCGGAGCTGCACGGTGCGCTGTGCCTCACGGTCTTCGAGGAGAACCAGCGCGCCCGCGGGTTCTACCGGCTCCTGGGGTTCACGGAGCGGTCGTGGCGGACGGACCGGGAGACCGGCCGCTCGCTGCTCTGCATGGAGCGGGAGGCGCCGCTGCGGTCGGTGTCCTGGCTGCATCTGCGCGAGGGCCGGCTGCTGAGCGTACGGACCCGGGGCAATGACACGTTCTACCTTCCAGGCGGTAAGTACGAGCCGGGGGAGACCGCCCGTGAGGCGCTGTCGCGGGAGCTGTCCGAAGAGCTCGGTCTGGTGGTTCCGAAGGAGCAGCTGTCGGAGGCGTTCGTGATCCATGACGTCGCGCACGGCAAGAACGGCCGCCGACTGCATATGACGTGCTTCACCGGCGGCCCGCAGGACATCGCCCCCGCACCGGGGCGGGAGATCGCCGAATACGCCTGGTTCGACCGCGAGGAGGCGCTCCTGCGGTGCGCCCCCGCCCACTCGCAGGTCGTGGACCGCCTGATCTCGCAGGGGCGGATGCGGGGCTGA
- a CDS encoding dihydrolipoamide acetyltransferase family protein, whose translation MTASTTGAQRFREFKMPDVGEGLTEAEILKWYVQPGDIVTDGQVICEVETAKAAVELPIPYDGVVHALHFDEGVTVDVGTAIIAVDTDPGAGPAPESAAPVVDATAAPAGEEADAEPQGRQAVLVGYGAAPASTKRRARKPQPGAPAGVQTGVQTGVPAQPEPVNAMLQAELNGRPAAAAPVAPVAPAPQAGRPLAKPPVRKLAKDLGIDLATIAPTGPGGIITREDVHAAVAPAPSVAVAPAPAAVAPAEVGVVDAAARERRVPVKGVRKATAQAMVNSAFTAPHVTEFITVDVTRTMKLVQQLKQDPDMAGVRVNPLLLVAKALLVAIKRHPEVNAAWDEANQEIVYKDYINLGIAAATPRGLIVPNIKDAGVKTLPQLAAELGELVSTAREGKTSPAAMSGGTVTITNVGVFGVDTGTPILNPGESAILAFGAVKLQPWVHKGKVKARQVTTLALSFDHRLVDGELGSKLLADVAAILEHPKRLITWG comes from the coding sequence ATGACTGCAAGCACCACAGGCGCCCAGCGCTTCCGTGAGTTCAAGATGCCCGACGTGGGCGAGGGGCTCACCGAGGCCGAGATCCTCAAGTGGTATGTCCAGCCGGGCGACATCGTCACCGACGGCCAGGTCATCTGTGAGGTCGAGACCGCCAAGGCCGCCGTCGAACTGCCCATCCCCTATGACGGGGTGGTGCATGCGCTGCACTTCGACGAGGGCGTCACCGTCGATGTCGGCACCGCCATCATCGCCGTGGACACCGACCCCGGCGCCGGGCCCGCGCCCGAGTCCGCCGCGCCGGTCGTGGACGCGACGGCCGCGCCCGCCGGGGAGGAAGCCGATGCCGAGCCGCAGGGCCGGCAGGCGGTCCTCGTCGGCTACGGCGCCGCGCCGGCCTCGACCAAGCGCCGGGCCCGCAAGCCGCAGCCGGGTGCCCCGGCGGGTGTCCAGACGGGCGTGCAGACGGGTGTGCCCGCCCAGCCCGAGCCGGTGAACGCCATGCTGCAGGCCGAGCTGAACGGGCGTCCCGCGGCCGCGGCTCCGGTTGCTCCGGTCGCTCCCGCTCCGCAGGCCGGCCGGCCGCTGGCCAAGCCGCCGGTCCGTAAGCTCGCCAAGGACCTGGGCATCGACCTGGCGACCATCGCCCCCACCGGTCCCGGCGGGATCATCACCCGCGAAGACGTCCATGCGGCCGTCGCCCCGGCACCGTCGGTGGCCGTCGCCCCGGCGCCCGCAGCCGTGGCTCCCGCGGAGGTGGGCGTGGTCGACGCCGCCGCCCGCGAGCGTCGGGTGCCCGTCAAGGGCGTACGCAAGGCCACCGCCCAGGCGATGGTGAACTCGGCCTTCACCGCGCCTCATGTCACGGAGTTCATCACCGTCGACGTGACCCGCACGATGAAGCTCGTCCAGCAGCTGAAGCAGGACCCGGACATGGCCGGGGTGCGCGTCAATCCGCTGCTGCTCGTCGCCAAGGCCCTTCTGGTCGCCATCAAGCGACACCCGGAGGTCAACGCGGCCTGGGACGAGGCGAACCAGGAGATCGTCTACAAGGACTACATCAACCTCGGCATCGCGGCGGCCACACCGCGGGGTCTGATCGTCCCGAACATCAAGGACGCGGGCGTCAAGACGCTGCCCCAACTCGCCGCGGAACTGGGCGAGCTGGTCTCCACCGCACGTGAGGGCAAGACCTCCCCGGCGGCCATGTCCGGCGGTACGGTCACCATCACCAACGTGGGCGTCTTCGGCGTCGACACCGGCACGCCGATCCTCAACCCGGGCGAGTCCGCGATCCTCGCCTTCGGCGCGGTCAAGCTCCAGCCCTGGGTCCACAAGGGCAAGGTCAAGGCCCGCCAGGTCACCACCCTGGCGCTGTCCTTCGACCACCGCCTGGTCGACGGTGAACTGGGCTCCAAGCTGCTCGCGGATGTCGCGGCGATTCTGGAGCACCCCAAGCGGCTGATCACCTGGGGCTGA
- a CDS encoding alpha-ketoacid dehydrogenase subunit beta: MAVHEKITIAKAINASLRTSMEADPKVVVMGEDVGKLGGVFRVTDGLQKDFGEDRVIDTPLAESGIIGTAIGLALRGYRPVAEIQFDGFVFPAYDQIVTQLAKMHARALGKVKVPVVIRIPYGGGIGAVEHHSESPEALFAHVAGLKVVTPSNSSDAYWMLQQAIAGDDPVIYFEPKRRYHDRSRLDTESIPDPLHKARVSQAGTDITLVAYGPMVKVCLDAAKVAAEEGKSVEVVDLRSISPIDFDTVQTSVEKTGRLVVVHEAPTFLGSGAEIAARITERCFYHLEAPVLRVGGFHAPYPPSRLEDDYLPGLDRVLDAVDRALAY, translated from the coding sequence ATGGCTGTCCACGAGAAGATCACCATCGCCAAGGCGATCAACGCCTCGCTGCGCACGTCCATGGAGGCCGACCCCAAGGTCGTCGTCATGGGCGAGGACGTCGGCAAGCTCGGCGGTGTCTTCCGCGTCACCGACGGACTCCAGAAGGACTTCGGCGAGGACCGGGTGATCGACACCCCGCTCGCCGAATCCGGCATCATCGGCACCGCGATCGGACTGGCCCTGCGCGGCTACCGCCCCGTCGCCGAGATCCAGTTCGACGGCTTCGTCTTCCCCGCCTACGACCAGATCGTCACCCAGCTCGCCAAGATGCACGCCCGCGCGCTGGGCAAGGTCAAGGTGCCGGTCGTCATCCGTATCCCCTACGGCGGTGGCATCGGCGCGGTCGAGCACCACTCCGAGTCCCCCGAGGCGCTCTTTGCGCATGTCGCGGGCCTGAAGGTGGTCACTCCCTCGAACTCCTCCGACGCCTACTGGATGCTCCAGCAGGCCATTGCGGGCGACGACCCGGTCATCTACTTCGAGCCCAAGCGCCGCTACCACGACCGGTCGCGGCTCGACACCGAATCGATCCCCGACCCGCTCCACAAGGCCCGTGTCTCCCAGGCCGGCACCGACATCACGCTCGTGGCTTACGGCCCGATGGTGAAGGTCTGTCTCGACGCCGCCAAGGTCGCGGCCGAGGAGGGCAAGTCGGTCGAGGTCGTCGATCTGCGCTCCATCTCGCCGATCGACTTCGACACCGTCCAGACGTCGGTGGAGAAGACCGGCCGGCTGGTCGTGGTCCACGAGGCGCCGACCTTCCTCGGTTCGGGTGCGGAGATCGCCGCCCGGATCACCGAGCGCTGCTTCTACCACCTGGAGGCGCCGGTCCTGCGGGTCGGCGGCTTCCACGCCCCGTATCCGCCGTCCCGGCTGGAGGACGACTACCTTCCGGGACTGGACCGGGTGCTCGACGCCGTTGATCGCGCGCTGGCGTACTGA
- the pdhA gene encoding pyruvate dehydrogenase (acetyl-transferring) E1 component subunit alpha translates to MTVEGTAQRKATRAGSKRTTAKKASPAKKATSAKAGRPDQAEQDQLVQLLTPEGKRVEHPDYSIDLSADELRGLYRDMVLTRRFDAEATTLQRQGELGLWASLLGQEAAQIGSGRALRDDDYVFPTYREHGVAWCRGVDPTNLLGMFRGVNHGGWDPNSNNFHLYTIVIGSQTLHATGYAMGVQKDGADSAVIAYFGDGASSQGDVAESFTFSAVYNAPVVFFCQNNQWAISEPTERQTRVPLYQRARGYGFPGVRVDGNDVLACLAVTRAALERARTGQGPMLVEAFTYRMGAHTTSDDPTKYRADEETLAWEAKDPILRLRTYLESEGLVDDAYLAAIDEESDALGKRVRDVVRAMPDPDAMAIFENVYADGHALVDEERAQFAAYQASFADAEAVAEGN, encoded by the coding sequence GTGACCGTGGAAGGCACTGCCCAGCGGAAAGCCACCCGCGCCGGCAGCAAGCGCACCACCGCCAAGAAGGCGTCGCCGGCGAAGAAGGCGACATCGGCCAAGGCAGGCCGGCCGGACCAGGCGGAGCAGGACCAGCTCGTACAACTGCTGACCCCGGAAGGGAAGCGGGTCGAGCACCCGGATTACTCGATCGACCTGTCCGCCGATGAGCTGCGCGGGCTCTACCGCGACATGGTTCTCACCCGGCGGTTCGACGCCGAGGCGACCACTCTCCAGCGCCAGGGCGAACTGGGCCTGTGGGCCTCGCTGCTGGGTCAGGAGGCCGCGCAGATCGGTTCGGGCCGCGCGCTGCGCGATGACGACTACGTCTTCCCGACCTACCGCGAGCACGGCGTTGCCTGGTGTCGCGGCGTCGACCCGACGAACCTGCTGGGCATGTTCCGCGGTGTCAACCACGGTGGCTGGGACCCCAACAGCAACAACTTCCACCTCTACACCATCGTCATCGGCTCGCAGACGCTGCATGCGACCGGCTATGCGATGGGGGTGCAGAAGGACGGCGCGGATTCCGCGGTCATCGCGTACTTCGGTGACGGCGCCTCCAGCCAGGGCGACGTCGCCGAGTCCTTCACCTTCTCCGCGGTCTACAACGCCCCGGTCGTGTTCTTCTGCCAGAACAACCAGTGGGCGATCTCCGAGCCCACCGAGCGCCAGACCCGTGTCCCCCTCTACCAGCGCGCCCGCGGCTACGGCTTCCCGGGCGTCCGGGTGGACGGCAACGACGTGCTGGCGTGCCTCGCGGTGACCCGGGCGGCGCTGGAGCGGGCCCGTACCGGGCAGGGACCCATGCTGGTCGAGGCGTTCACCTACCGCATGGGCGCGCACACCACCTCCGACGACCCGACCAAGTACCGGGCCGACGAGGAGACGCTCGCCTGGGAGGCCAAGGACCCGATCCTGCGGCTGCGGACGTATCTGGAGTCCGAGGGCCTCGTCGACGACGCGTATCTCGCCGCGATCGACGAGGAGAGCGACGCGCTGGGCAAGCGGGTCCGCGATGTCGTGCGTGCCATGCCCGATCCGGATGCCATGGCGATCTTCGAGAATGTCTATGCGGACGGGCATGCGCTCGTCGATGAGGAGCGCGCGCAGTTCGCCGCGTACCAGGCGTCGTTCGCCGATGCCGAAGCCGTCGCGGAGGGTAACTGA